One Corynebacterium efficiens YS-314 DNA segment encodes these proteins:
- a CDS encoding prenyltransferase, with protein MDTIRVVFSSSRPISWVNTAFPYGLAYLLGGGSMDWLFWVGVIFFLIPYNIAMYGINDVFDYESDIRNPRKGGVEGAVVPKRYHPTLLWASSITTIPFLVVLYVAGTWMSTLWLTISVFAVIAYSAAGLRFKERPLLDAITSSTHFTSPALVGATITGADISTAMWLALGSFFLWGMASQILGAVQDVRADREAGLSSIATAMGARGAARLATMLYLAAAALVFLLPSPAWIVGTAALTYVLNSGRFWNITDDTCESANRGWKVFLWLNYLVGAVVSMTLISVYLV; from the coding sequence ATGGACACGATCCGTGTGGTGTTCTCCTCCTCCCGCCCCATCAGCTGGGTCAACACCGCCTTCCCCTACGGCCTGGCCTACCTCCTCGGGGGTGGCAGTATGGACTGGCTGTTCTGGGTGGGTGTGATCTTCTTCCTCATCCCCTACAACATCGCGATGTACGGGATCAATGATGTCTTCGACTATGAATCGGATATCCGCAACCCCCGCAAGGGTGGTGTCGAGGGCGCTGTGGTGCCGAAGAGATACCACCCCACGCTGCTGTGGGCGTCGTCGATCACCACCATCCCCTTCCTGGTGGTGCTCTACGTCGCCGGCACCTGGATGTCCACACTGTGGTTGACCATCTCGGTGTTCGCGGTCATCGCCTATTCCGCGGCGGGCCTGCGGTTCAAGGAACGTCCGCTGCTGGACGCGATCACCTCCTCCACCCACTTCACCTCCCCGGCGCTGGTCGGTGCGACCATCACGGGTGCCGATATCTCCACCGCGATGTGGCTCGCCCTGGGGTCGTTCTTCCTGTGGGGCATGGCCAGCCAGATCCTCGGGGCGGTGCAGGATGTGCGTGCCGACCGCGAGGCCGGCCTATCCTCCATCGCCACCGCCATGGGTGCCCGCGGCGCCGCACGACTGGCCACGATGCTCTACCTCGCCGCCGCCGCCCTGGTGTTCCTGCTGCCCTCACCCGCGTGGATCGTCGGCACCGCCGCGTTGACCTATGTGCTCAACTCCGGTCGTTTCTGGAACATCACCGATGACACCTGCGAAAGCGCCAACCGTGGCTGGAAGGTCTTCCTCTGGTTGAACTACCTGGTCGGCGCGGTGGTGTCCATGACCCTGATCAGCGTCTACCTCGTGTAG
- a CDS encoding lycopene cyclase domain-containing protein, protein MTYVLMSIPFLVFALVAFVLKRANGTRQITWVTLLTTLILFVLTIIFDNIMVWADFFGYGDTQHLGIWIGLIPIEDLFYPLFAALLIPAIWLPGKLWRRNTTTADTSSDAERA, encoded by the coding sequence ATGACCTATGTCCTCATGAGCATCCCCTTCCTGGTGTTCGCACTCGTGGCCTTCGTGCTCAAACGGGCCAACGGCACCAGGCAAATCACCTGGGTCACCCTGCTGACCACCCTCATCCTGTTCGTGTTGACGATCATCTTCGACAACATCATGGTGTGGGCCGATTTCTTCGGTTACGGCGACACCCAGCACTTAGGCATCTGGATCGGCCTCATCCCGATCGAGGACCTCTTCTATCCGCTGTTCGCTGCCCTGCTGATCCCCGCGATCTGGTTGCCGGGCAAACTGTGGCGCAGGAACACCACCACCGCGGACACATCTTCTGACGCTGAAAGGGCATAA
- a CDS encoding MetQ/NlpA family ABC transporter substrate-binding protein, translating into MKLGRITTTAIAGLFAATALVACGSDSDGTSTTTQDGDGATIRIGTTDAAKEAWTVFEEKAAEEGITLDVVNFSDYSTPNDALAQDQLDVNLFQHLKFLAAYNVGSGEDLTPVGSSEIVPLALFWKDHDSIDGIEGEQVAIPNDESNQGRAINVLVQADLVTLKTPGMITPTPADIDEEASKVSVLPVDAAQAPTAYHEGTPAIINNSFLDRAGIDPNLAVFEDDPNSEEAEPYINVFVTKAEDADDENIARLVELWHDADVQAAVDRDSKGTSVAVNRPADELQAILDRLEAADE; encoded by the coding sequence ATGAAGCTTGGTCGTATCACCACCACCGCCATCGCGGGCCTGTTCGCCGCCACTGCCCTGGTGGCCTGCGGTTCCGACTCCGACGGCACCAGCACCACCACCCAGGACGGCGACGGCGCCACCATCCGCATCGGCACCACCGATGCCGCCAAGGAAGCCTGGACCGTCTTCGAGGAGAAGGCCGCCGAGGAGGGCATCACCCTCGACGTGGTCAACTTCTCCGACTACTCCACCCCGAATGACGCCCTGGCGCAGGATCAGCTGGACGTGAACCTCTTCCAGCACCTGAAGTTCCTGGCCGCCTACAACGTCGGCTCCGGCGAGGACCTCACCCCGGTCGGTTCCTCCGAGATCGTCCCCCTGGCACTGTTCTGGAAGGACCACGACTCCATCGACGGCATCGAAGGCGAGCAGGTCGCCATCCCCAATGATGAGTCCAACCAGGGCCGCGCCATCAACGTCCTCGTCCAGGCTGACCTGGTCACCCTGAAGACCCCGGGCATGATCACCCCGACCCCGGCCGACATTGACGAGGAGGCCTCCAAGGTCTCCGTCCTCCCGGTGGATGCCGCCCAGGCCCCGACCGCGTACCATGAGGGCACCCCGGCCATCATCAACAACTCCTTCCTGGACCGCGCCGGCATCGACCCGAACCTGGCCGTCTTCGAGGATGATCCGAATTCCGAGGAGGCCGAGCCGTACATCAACGTCTTCGTCACCAAGGCCGAGGATGCCGATGATGAGAACATCGCCCGTCTGGTCGAACTGTGGCACGACGCTGATGTCCAGGCTGCCGTCGACCGCGATTCCAAGGGCACCTCTGTGGCCGTGAACCGCCCGGCCGATGAGCTGCAGGCCATCCTCGACCGCCTCGAGGCCGCCGACGAGTAA
- a CDS encoding PadR family transcriptional regulator — MSLRNALLALLSSGPMTGYDVAKRFASSVGFLWHAPNSQIYPELRKMEREGLLATREIPWGTKGVTKTEYSVNDAGLDALTSWQEEPMTYTPDRDPARLKAAYFEMGSPEAARHNLREHISHFEYQRAQALDEINRIDSGTSPTLTRRLQNLPEEDHAKTIAFKRFAYEGRVIQAEAEIRWAQRGLELLEELDDTGGV; from the coding sequence GTGAGTCTCAGGAATGCACTTTTGGCACTGTTATCGTCCGGCCCCATGACCGGCTACGACGTGGCGAAGCGATTCGCCTCGTCCGTGGGTTTTCTCTGGCACGCCCCGAATTCCCAGATCTATCCCGAGCTGCGGAAGATGGAGCGCGAGGGCCTGCTGGCCACCCGTGAGATCCCCTGGGGAACCAAGGGGGTGACCAAAACGGAGTACTCGGTCAATGATGCTGGCCTGGATGCCCTGACCTCCTGGCAGGAGGAGCCCATGACCTACACCCCGGACCGTGACCCCGCCCGCCTCAAGGCCGCCTATTTCGAGATGGGCTCCCCTGAGGCGGCACGGCACAACCTGCGGGAACACATCTCCCACTTTGAGTACCAACGCGCCCAGGCACTGGATGAGATCAACCGCATCGACTCCGGAACCAGCCCGACGCTCACCCGGCGCCTACAGAACCTGCCGGAGGAGGACCACGCGAAAACCATCGCCTTCAAACGGTTCGCCTACGAGGGTCGTGTCATCCAGGCCGAGGCGGAGATCCGCTGGGCGCAACGCGGACTGGAACTGTTGGAGGAACTCGACGACACCGGGGGTGTGTAG
- a CDS encoding Rieske 2Fe-2S domain-containing protein — MTTTSAASSTASSTTTAKILPHPLNAWYVAAWDHEVTSKGIISRTIANKPLALYRTQDGRAVALADACWHRLAPLSKGKLTGRDGIQCPYHGLVYNSAGRCMSMPAQETLNPSAAVASFPVVEQYRYIWVWLGDPTLADPTTVPDMHQMTHPEWTGDGKTIAAACNYQLVLDNLMDLTHEEFVHSSSIGQDELSEADFEVTHTEDSVTVSRWMRDIDPPPFWQKNMNDKFPGYEGKVDRWQIIHYYYPSTICIDVGVAKAGTGAPEGDRSQGVNGYVMNTITPETDRSSHYFWSFQRNYRLDSQLITTQLRDGVHGVFGEDEEMLTAQQEAIDANPDYEFYNLNIDAGGMWVRRILEKALEAENRLHIPTTSAPVRKES, encoded by the coding sequence ATGACCACCACTTCAGCCGCCAGCTCCACCGCCAGCTCGACCACTACCGCCAAGATCCTCCCGCATCCACTCAATGCCTGGTATGTCGCAGCCTGGGACCATGAGGTCACCTCCAAGGGCATCATCTCGCGGACCATCGCCAATAAACCACTGGCGCTCTACCGCACCCAGGATGGCCGCGCCGTGGCCCTGGCCGATGCCTGCTGGCACCGCCTGGCCCCACTGTCCAAGGGCAAACTGACCGGCCGGGATGGCATCCAGTGCCCCTACCACGGACTGGTCTACAACTCCGCGGGTCGCTGCATGTCCATGCCGGCGCAGGAAACCCTCAACCCCTCCGCCGCCGTCGCCTCCTTCCCGGTCGTCGAACAGTACCGCTACATCTGGGTGTGGTTGGGCGATCCCACCCTGGCCGATCCCACCACCGTCCCGGATATGCACCAGATGACCCACCCCGAGTGGACCGGTGACGGCAAGACCATCGCCGCCGCCTGCAACTACCAGCTGGTGCTGGACAACCTCATGGATCTGACCCACGAGGAATTCGTCCACTCGTCCTCCATCGGCCAGGATGAGCTCAGCGAGGCGGACTTTGAGGTCACCCACACCGAGGATTCCGTCACGGTGTCCCGCTGGATGCGCGACATCGATCCACCACCGTTCTGGCAGAAGAACATGAATGACAAATTCCCCGGCTATGAGGGCAAGGTGGACCGCTGGCAGATCATCCACTACTACTACCCATCCACCATCTGCATTGATGTCGGCGTGGCCAAGGCCGGTACCGGCGCTCCGGAGGGGGACCGCAGCCAGGGTGTCAACGGTTATGTCATGAACACCATCACCCCGGAGACCGACCGGTCCTCCCACTACTTCTGGTCCTTCCAGCGCAACTACCGCCTGGACAGCCAGCTGATCACCACGCAGCTGCGCGACGGCGTGCACGGTGTATTCGGGGAGGATGAGGAGATGCTCACCGCCCAGCAGGAGGCGATCGACGCCAACCCCGACTACGAGTTCTACAACCTCAATATCGACGCCGGTGGCATGTGGGTTCGCCGCATCCTGGAAAAGGCCCTGGAGGCGGAGAACCGCCTGCACATCCCCACCACATCCGCACCGGTCAGGAAGGAGTCCTAA
- a CDS encoding error-prone DNA polymerase: MEWDTGARGLTGRPLPWSMVEGILSGREVGTPRPVLHEAEPECLSTPRPGPGSTEVPGERRGSRQGERSGEIPFVELHATSSYNFLAGASDPGEMVDRAHELGLSALALVDRDGLYGAVRFAEAAAEVGLATVFGAELSLREGVLTVLCRGVEGYRRLSHLITGAAMSAGEKGSVDYPLLPQVAEQGAGHWVVLAGVEWQKKIDHLIECFGRDNVVLEFPARMLPEDTDHHDILRSIQTRTGLRGILSTMPTAATRDHVRLAGAKCALALRANLAEAESSLHPMGGTWLRSGGALARAYPQCGDLLATTVEIASGCAFTFDLVAPELPRWDTPDGHTEMTWLTHLVESRFDRRYRSRPAEVRERARAQIRHELGVIEQLGFPGYFLIVDDLVQFCHNATILCQGRGSAANSAVCFVLGITNAEPITAGLLFERFLSRDRDGPPDIDIDIESGRREEVIQYVYTRYGRDNAAQVANVITYRTKGALRDAARALGYPQGTVDAWSRGASEPPADVVELAGQLKGQPRHLGIHSGGMVICDRPIADVVPTEWARMEGRSVVQWDKDDCAAAGLVKFDLLGLGMLEALHHMMDLVAHHRGITVNLWELDLADAGVYDMLCRADAVGVFQVESRAQMSTLPRLKPRTFFDLVVEVALIRPGPIQGGSVHPYLRRRSGEEAVTYDHPVLEKSLGKTLGIPLFQEQIMQIAVDAAGFTGGEADALRRAMGSKRSPTRMAALRSRFYQGLADTHGIIGDTADKLWNKMVAFAAYGFPESHSQSFATLVYFSAWFKHHYPAEFCAGLLRAQPMGFYSPQSLIADARRHGVEILPISINESGVQADAPDGHLRLGLDLVKGLGEEAARRIAEHAPYTSIPDLSRRADLGVAHIEALARAGALDCLGVGRREALWQAGIAATERPGMLPGISAIEAPALPGMSAFELMATSIAATGVTHDAQPMALLRAHLDALGVVPADRLLTDVADGTRVRIAGVVTHRQRPQTASGVTFLGLEDETGLMNVMVSPGLWDRQRVLARTAKTLIIRGIVQNATGAVNVVADKLEPLPVGEWLSRGSRDFR; encoded by the coding sequence ATGGAATGGGATACCGGTGCGCGGGGGCTGACCGGTCGACCGCTGCCCTGGTCGATGGTCGAGGGGATCCTCTCCGGGCGCGAGGTGGGCACCCCGCGGCCGGTGCTGCACGAGGCGGAACCTGAGTGCTTGTCGACGCCCCGACCAGGTCCCGGCTCGACGGAGGTGCCGGGGGAACGACGGGGGAGTCGGCAGGGGGAGCGGTCGGGGGAGATCCCCTTCGTGGAGCTGCACGCCACCAGCAGTTACAACTTCCTGGCCGGTGCCTCCGATCCGGGGGAGATGGTGGACCGGGCTCATGAACTGGGCCTTTCCGCGCTGGCACTGGTGGACCGCGATGGCCTCTATGGCGCGGTCCGCTTCGCCGAGGCGGCGGCGGAGGTGGGTCTGGCTACGGTGTTCGGTGCGGAGCTTTCACTGCGGGAAGGGGTTCTGACCGTGCTGTGCAGGGGTGTGGAGGGATACCGCAGGCTCAGTCACCTCATCACCGGTGCCGCCATGTCCGCCGGGGAGAAGGGCAGTGTGGACTACCCGCTGCTCCCGCAGGTCGCCGAGCAGGGGGCTGGTCACTGGGTTGTGCTGGCGGGGGTGGAATGGCAGAAGAAGATCGATCACCTGATCGAGTGTTTCGGGCGCGATAATGTGGTGCTGGAATTCCCCGCCCGGATGCTGCCGGAGGACACCGACCACCATGATATTCTTCGCTCCATCCAGACACGGACGGGCCTGCGGGGCATCCTCAGCACCATGCCCACGGCCGCCACCCGGGACCACGTGCGACTGGCCGGGGCCAAATGCGCACTCGCCCTGCGCGCCAACCTCGCCGAGGCGGAAAGCAGCCTGCACCCCATGGGTGGGACCTGGCTGCGCAGCGGTGGGGCACTGGCCCGTGCCTACCCGCAGTGTGGGGACCTGCTGGCCACCACCGTGGAGATCGCCTCCGGGTGCGCCTTCACCTTCGACCTGGTGGCCCCCGAGTTGCCCCGGTGGGACACCCCGGACGGACACACCGAGATGACCTGGCTGACCCACCTGGTGGAGTCACGTTTCGACCGTCGCTACCGTTCCCGCCCGGCGGAGGTGCGAGAGCGGGCCCGGGCGCAGATCCGCCATGAACTGGGGGTCATTGAACAGCTCGGATTCCCCGGATACTTCCTCATCGTCGATGACCTGGTGCAGTTCTGTCACAACGCCACCATTCTCTGCCAGGGCAGGGGGTCGGCGGCGAACTCCGCGGTGTGTTTCGTCCTCGGCATCACCAACGCGGAACCGATCACCGCGGGACTGTTGTTTGAGCGCTTCCTCTCCCGGGATAGGGATGGCCCGCCGGACATCGACATCGACATCGAATCCGGCCGGCGTGAGGAGGTCATCCAGTATGTCTACACCCGGTATGGCCGGGACAATGCCGCCCAGGTGGCCAATGTGATCACCTACCGCACCAAGGGGGCGCTGCGTGATGCCGCCCGCGCACTCGGTTACCCCCAGGGTACCGTCGATGCCTGGTCCAGGGGCGCCTCCGAACCACCGGCGGATGTTGTGGAACTGGCCGGGCAGCTCAAGGGACAACCCCGCCACCTGGGCATCCACTCCGGGGGCATGGTCATCTGCGACCGCCCCATCGCCGATGTGGTTCCCACGGAATGGGCACGCATGGAGGGCCGGTCCGTGGTGCAGTGGGACAAGGACGACTGCGCTGCGGCCGGCCTGGTGAAATTCGACCTGCTCGGCCTGGGCATGCTGGAGGCCCTGCACCACATGATGGACCTGGTGGCCCACCACCGTGGCATCACGGTCAACCTCTGGGAACTCGACCTCGCCGATGCGGGCGTTTATGACATGTTGTGCCGCGCCGACGCCGTGGGGGTGTTCCAGGTGGAGTCCCGTGCCCAGATGTCCACCCTGCCGCGCCTGAAACCGCGGACCTTCTTCGACCTGGTGGTGGAGGTCGCCCTCATCCGTCCCGGCCCCATCCAGGGCGGGTCCGTCCACCCCTACCTGCGCCGACGCAGCGGCGAGGAGGCCGTCACCTATGACCACCCGGTCCTGGAGAAATCCCTGGGCAAGACCCTCGGCATCCCACTGTTCCAGGAACAGATCATGCAGATCGCTGTCGATGCCGCCGGGTTCACCGGCGGGGAGGCGGATGCTTTACGACGCGCCATGGGCTCCAAACGTTCCCCCACCCGCATGGCGGCGTTACGGTCGCGTTTCTACCAGGGCCTTGCCGACACCCACGGGATCATCGGGGATACCGCCGACAAACTGTGGAACAAGATGGTGGCCTTCGCCGCCTACGGCTTCCCGGAATCCCACTCGCAGTCCTTCGCCACCCTGGTGTACTTCTCCGCATGGTTCAAACACCACTACCCGGCCGAATTCTGCGCAGGTCTGCTGCGTGCTCAGCCGATGGGGTTCTACTCCCCGCAGTCCCTCATCGCCGATGCCCGCCGCCACGGGGTGGAGATCCTGCCCATCAGCATCAACGAGTCCGGCGTGCAGGCCGACGCCCCCGACGGTCACCTCCGCCTCGGCCTGGACCTGGTGAAGGGCCTGGGGGAGGAGGCCGCCCGTCGCATCGCGGAGCATGCCCCGTACACCTCCATTCCGGACCTGTCACGCCGGGCTGACCTGGGCGTGGCCCACATCGAGGCACTCGCCCGCGCCGGGGCACTGGACTGCCTGGGGGTTGGTCGTCGAGAAGCGTTGTGGCAGGCGGGCATCGCCGCCACCGAACGCCCCGGGATGCTGCCCGGGATCTCCGCGATCGAGGCACCGGCGCTGCCCGGGATGAGTGCCTTCGAGTTGATGGCCACGAGCATTGCGGCCACCGGGGTCACCCACGACGCCCAACCCATGGCCCTGCTGCGTGCCCACCTGGATGCCCTGGGTGTCGTGCCTGCGGACAGGCTGCTCACCGATGTGGCGGACGGCACCCGCGTCCGGATCGCCGGGGTGGTCACCCACCGTCAACGCCCCCAGACCGCCTCCGGGGTGACCTTCCTCGGTCTGGAGGATGAGACCGGCCTGATGAACGTCATGGTCTCGCCCGGACTGTGGGACCGGCAACGGGTGCTGGCACGCACCGCGAAAACGCTGATCATCCGCGGGATTGTGCAGAATGCCACCGGGGCGGTGAACGTGGTGGCGGACAAATTGGAGCCCCTGCCGGTCGGGGAGTGGCTCAGCAGGGGCTCAAGGGATTTCCGGTAG
- a CDS encoding lycopene cyclase domain-containing protein, whose translation MSFIYLGSLIVFIGCMVLCDHRWKLGFFRNAPRAALAIGVTYVGFLLWDVLGIVTGTFYRGDSPYMTGIDLAPHMPIEELFFLFFLCYLTLNLTSAVSLVLKTPLPEQRGATTQPANTGATTGEAQP comes from the coding sequence ATGTCCTTCATCTATCTGGGTTCGCTGATCGTCTTCATCGGCTGCATGGTGTTGTGTGACCACCGGTGGAAGCTCGGCTTCTTCCGCAACGCACCCCGTGCCGCCCTGGCGATCGGTGTCACCTATGTCGGATTCCTGCTGTGGGATGTGCTCGGCATTGTCACCGGCACCTTCTACCGTGGTGATTCCCCCTATATGACGGGCATCGACTTAGCTCCCCACATGCCGATTGAGGAGCTGTTCTTCCTGTTCTTCCTGTGCTACCTCACCCTGAATCTGACCTCCGCGGTCAGCCTGGTGTTGAAAACCCCGCTGCCTGAGCAGCGGGGGGCCACCACCCAGCCCGCCAATACCGGCGCAACCACCGGGGAGGCCCAGCCATGA
- a CDS encoding PDR/VanB family oxidoreductase has product MDTGSATNLLWQNAEVIATTEIADRIRRITLRPEHPHKVRPGEHLKVKVDINGQQTERSYSIVDADPEGAEVSLTVFHTPNSRGGSTFMHSLVPGQRITVTGPQQDFPLRIGAPRYVLVAGGIGITAIRGMAGLLRRLGADYTIHYAARSPEAMAYREELIAEHGDRLHLYLDSESVTLDIPALIDTIDSGTELYMCGPIRLMDAIRRAWRERELDPTNLRFETFGNSGWFLPESFRVTIPRLGVSTEISENESILEALEKIGVEMMSDCRRGECGLCQVKVLDREGQIDHRDVFFSDRQKKASEKLCACVSRVASTSAAPVPGNSLTELITPDNDSTAPGGRNIHLTIDVP; this is encoded by the coding sequence ATGGACACCGGCAGCGCAACCAACCTGTTGTGGCAGAACGCCGAGGTCATCGCCACCACCGAGATCGCCGACCGCATCCGCCGCATCACCCTCCGCCCGGAGCACCCACACAAGGTGCGACCCGGTGAGCACCTCAAGGTGAAGGTGGACATCAACGGACAGCAGACGGAACGATCCTATTCCATCGTGGATGCCGACCCGGAGGGCGCCGAGGTCTCCCTCACGGTCTTCCACACCCCGAATTCCAGGGGCGGATCCACCTTCATGCACAGCCTGGTCCCCGGCCAGCGCATCACGGTGACGGGACCACAACAGGATTTCCCACTCCGCATCGGAGCACCGCGGTACGTCCTGGTTGCTGGCGGTATCGGCATCACCGCCATCCGCGGGATGGCCGGTCTGCTCCGCAGGCTGGGTGCGGACTACACCATCCACTACGCCGCCCGGTCACCGGAGGCGATGGCCTACCGCGAGGAACTGATCGCCGAACACGGTGACCGACTGCATCTCTATCTTGATTCCGAGTCCGTCACCCTGGACATCCCCGCACTCATCGACACCATCGACTCCGGTACAGAACTGTATATGTGTGGTCCGATCCGCCTCATGGATGCGATCCGTCGTGCCTGGCGGGAGCGGGAACTCGACCCCACGAACCTGCGTTTCGAGACCTTCGGCAACAGCGGATGGTTCCTGCCCGAGAGCTTCCGGGTCACCATCCCACGATTGGGGGTCTCCACCGAGATCAGCGAGAATGAATCCATCCTCGAGGCCCTGGAGAAGATCGGGGTGGAGATGATGTCCGACTGCCGACGCGGCGAATGCGGACTCTGCCAGGTCAAGGTGTTGGATAGAGAGGGCCAGATCGATCATCGTGATGTGTTCTTCTCCGACAGGCAGAAGAAGGCCTCCGAGAAACTCTGTGCCTGTGTATCCCGGGTGGCATCCACCTCCGCTGCCCCGGTACCCGGAAATTCCCTGACTGAACTGATCACCCCGGACAATGATTCCACCGCCCCGGGTGGGCGGAATATCCACCTGACAATTGACGTGCCCTGA
- a CDS encoding MFS transporter, whose amino-acid sequence MDIRKTIDTTPMSGFQWYIVGLATFLNALDGYDVLAMAFTANAVSEEFGLNGSQLGLLLSAGLVGMALGSLILGPFADKLGRRRILIVSLLINLAGLALSATAGSSTELAIWRVVTGIGIGGILATVTVITSEYSNNKNRGMAVSIYTAGYGLGATLGGLLAARLIPEFGWRSVFLAGAAATLVSVILVVVSIPESVDYLRVKRPAGAEEKALQIARRIGKPDTIGLGTVNPADSAQAKLSDLLSGPFKVTTLKLWAAFFFIMFGFYFANSWTPKLLVESGMTENQGIIGGLALTLGGTFGSLIYGVITTRFNSRHTLMVFTVLSALTLVVFITTTSIPMLAFGSGVLVGMLINGCVAGLYTVTPASYPSALRTTGVGWGIGVGRFGAIFAPITVGALLDAGWTPPYLYGAVAVVVVLAAVALIGIRPYLGTEQKIAVTPAQNEAVPTP is encoded by the coding sequence ATGGATATCAGAAAAACTATCGACACCACCCCGATGAGTGGTTTCCAGTGGTACATCGTCGGGTTGGCCACCTTCCTCAACGCACTTGACGGGTACGACGTCCTCGCCATGGCCTTCACCGCCAACGCTGTATCGGAGGAGTTCGGACTCAACGGCAGTCAGCTCGGACTCCTCCTCAGCGCAGGGCTGGTCGGCATGGCACTGGGGTCGCTGATCCTCGGCCCGTTCGCAGATAAACTGGGGCGCCGCCGCATCCTGATCGTCTCACTGCTCATCAACCTGGCAGGTCTGGCGCTATCAGCCACCGCCGGTTCCTCGACGGAATTGGCGATCTGGCGGGTGGTCACCGGCATCGGCATCGGTGGCATCCTGGCCACGGTCACGGTGATCACCAGTGAATACTCGAACAACAAGAACCGCGGCATGGCGGTGAGCATCTACACCGCCGGGTATGGACTGGGTGCGACACTGGGAGGCCTGTTGGCGGCCCGTCTCATCCCGGAATTCGGGTGGCGCTCAGTCTTCCTCGCGGGTGCTGCAGCCACCCTGGTCAGCGTCATCCTCGTCGTGGTGAGCATTCCCGAATCCGTTGATTACCTGCGGGTGAAGCGCCCCGCGGGTGCGGAGGAGAAGGCCCTGCAGATCGCCCGACGCATCGGCAAGCCCGACACCATTGGTCTGGGCACCGTCAATCCCGCCGATTCCGCCCAGGCGAAGCTATCCGACCTGCTCTCGGGCCCGTTCAAGGTGACCACCCTCAAATTGTGGGCAGCGTTCTTCTTCATCATGTTCGGGTTCTACTTCGCCAACTCCTGGACCCCCAAACTGCTGGTGGAATCGGGCATGACGGAGAACCAGGGCATCATCGGTGGTCTCGCACTGACCCTGGGTGGCACATTCGGTTCCCTGATCTACGGTGTGATCACCACCCGCTTCAACTCCCGGCACACCCTCATGGTGTTCACGGTGCTGTCGGCACTGACCCTGGTGGTTTTCATCACCACCACCTCCATCCCGATGCTCGCCTTCGGCAGCGGTGTCCTGGTGGGCATGCTCATCAACGGTTGCGTGGCCGGTCTGTACACCGTCACCCCGGCGTCCTACCCCTCTGCTCTCCGGACCACCGGAGTGGGCTGGGGCATCGGAGTGGGTCGCTTCGGAGCCATCTTCGCCCCCATCACCGTCGGAGCGCTTCTCGACGCCGGATGGACCCCGCCCTACCTCTACGGAGCGGTTGCGGTGGTCGTGGTCCTGGCAGCGGTGGCGCTCATCGGAATCCGCCCCTACCTGGGCACCGAGCAGAAAATCGCGGTGACACCCGCACAGAACGAAGCTGTCCCCACCCCCTGA